CGAGCCGGCGTCGGTGCTCGCCTCGATCAGACGGACGGAGAGCTGCTGGGGGACCGCGTCGCTCGGGCCGCCGCCACCGCCGAGCTCGGCCTCGCCTGGCGGGGCGTCTCGCTCCGCTGGAGCCTCAACGACTTCGGCACCCGCGCAAGCTATCTGTCGCTCGGCATCGATCTGGCGGGAGATGCCTTTCGCAGCTTGCGCACCCACCCGCACTGATCGCCCGTCCCGGCGTTCGATGCGGGCGTGTCTCCGCACGGCTCGCCGCAGCGACCGGGCAACCGGCGGTCGGCGACCGCTTCGTCGGACCGGTGGCGAAGGCGCCGATGGTCGCGATCACCGTGCCGGTTCTCCGCGATGGCCGCGTCGCCTACCTTCTGAACACGCCAATCGAGGCGCGCCACCTTCCGGCTCGTCTCGAGCGAGGCCCTCTTCCGACGACTCTTCGACGAGCTCCGCCGCCACATCGTCGAGGTGAACGAGACCGGTCACGGCACCTTCGAATCCGCACAGGTCACCCGCGACGGCCGCCGCTTCCCGGTGCTGTTCGACCTCACCGCGATTCGCGACAGCTCCGGCCGTACCACCGGCCGCAGCGCCTTCGTGCTCGACCTGACCGAGCGCCAGCGCGTCGAGCGTGAGTTGTGCGAAGCACAGGCCGCCGTGATCGCCGAGCAACGTCGAGCCCATGCGGCCGCCCTCGACGAGATGCGGGTCGCCGATGCGGCGCGGGCCCGGGCCGAGGCGGCCCTCGCCGCCCGGCGCGAGAGCGAGGAGCGGCTCGCGCTCTTCATCGAGCACGCGCCGGCAGCCCTCGCCATCTTCGACCGGGAGATGCGCGCTCTCGCCGCGAGTCGACCCTGGCGCATCGACGACTCGCTCGGCGAGGCCCCGCTCACCGGCCGGTCGCACGACGACGTCTTTCCCGAGATCTCCGACGGGCTGCGCGAGATTCACCGACGAGGCCTTGTCGGGGAGGTCTCTCGTGGCGACGCCGACCGCTTCGAGCGCACCGACGCCACGATCCAGTGGATTCGCTGAGAAGTGCGCCCCTGGCAGGCTGCCGACGGAACGGTGGGAGGGATCGTTATCTTCTCCGAGGACATCACCGTGCAGCGGCAGGCCGAAGAGGAGATTCGCCGGCTCAATACCGACCTCGAGCACCGGGTCGAACGTCGGACCGCCGAGCTGACCGCCGCAAACGAGGAGCTCGACACCTTCGCCTACGCCGTC
This genomic window from Holophagales bacterium contains:
- a CDS encoding PAS domain S-box protein, with the protein product MNETGHGTFESAQVTRDGRRFPVLFDLTAIRDSSGRTTGRSAFVLDLTERQRVERELCEAQAAVIAEQRRAHAAALDEMRVADAARARAEAALAARRESEERLALFIEHAPAALAIFDREMRALAASRPWRIDDSLGEAPLTGRSHDDVFPEISDGLREIHRRGLVGEVSRGDADRFERTDATIQWIR